One stretch of Deinococcus hopiensis KR-140 DNA includes these proteins:
- a CDS encoding TROVE domain-containing protein has protein sequence MPMGFVNRKKKHKAVSPHLNFMGGPSYNIADPLQTLRVTAASCFFGEPMYYARDVKDDRPQRVHRGHLSDMALAHLHATLGALDPQESRNLTPAQRLERATDNALDADPEGTLRLAAKLRSEWNIRVTPQVILVRAANHPAVRGTGLVREYAPGIIRRPDECATGLAYQLSAYGKPVPNSLKKAWKVALERVSPTALAKYRLEGKGVKTLDVVNLVHAYSPAIDALMRGELKLEGETWESLISAKGSGQAQWEEAVNVMGHMALLRNLRNLVKHGVAPALFTQKLVEGAATGKQLPFRYYSAYRAVKETSAPKAVLQAVEEALEVSLGELPHFSGRVMSLCDNSGSAQGTATSSMGQIQVSTIANLSAVLTARRADEGHVGVFGDRLETFRVEGRVMPNLERAERLAKNIGMGTKTASGCSGTERSGSGSIGTTCSCTATCRRGTAGCTAPTPAPTGITCGRVVDGTSTCRSSSRPTASR, from the coding sequence ATGCCCATGGGTTTTGTCAACCGCAAAAAGAAGCACAAGGCCGTCTCGCCCCACCTGAACTTCATGGGCGGGCCATCCTACAACATCGCTGATCCCCTCCAGACCCTTCGCGTCACCGCTGCCAGCTGCTTTTTCGGCGAGCCAATGTACTACGCGCGGGACGTGAAGGACGACCGCCCTCAGCGCGTTCACAGGGGTCACCTGAGTGACATGGCCCTGGCCCACCTCCACGCCACCCTGGGGGCTCTGGACCCGCAGGAAAGCCGCAACCTCACGCCTGCCCAGCGGCTGGAGCGGGCCACCGACAACGCCCTGGATGCTGATCCGGAAGGCACCCTGCGCCTGGCCGCCAAGCTGCGCAGCGAGTGGAACATCCGCGTCACGCCGCAGGTCATCTTGGTGCGCGCGGCCAACCACCCCGCTGTCCGAGGCACCGGCCTGGTCCGGGAATATGCACCGGGCATCATCCGCCGCCCGGACGAGTGCGCCACTGGGCTGGCCTACCAGCTCTCCGCCTACGGCAAGCCGGTTCCCAACAGCCTGAAAAAGGCCTGGAAGGTCGCCTTGGAGCGGGTGTCACCCACCGCCCTGGCGAAGTACCGCCTGGAGGGCAAGGGCGTGAAGACGCTCGATGTGGTGAACCTTGTGCACGCTTACAGCCCGGCCATCGACGCCCTGATGCGCGGTGAGCTGAAGCTCGAAGGGGAGACCTGGGAGAGCCTGATCAGCGCGAAGGGCAGTGGCCAGGCCCAGTGGGAGGAGGCCGTGAACGTAATGGGCCATATGGCCCTGCTGCGCAACCTCCGCAACCTCGTGAAACATGGTGTTGCGCCAGCGTTGTTCACCCAGAAGCTGGTCGAGGGCGCTGCCACCGGCAAGCAACTGCCCTTCCGCTACTACAGCGCCTATCGAGCGGTGAAGGAAACCAGCGCGCCGAAAGCAGTGCTGCAGGCGGTGGAAGAGGCGCTGGAAGTCAGCCTGGGCGAACTGCCGCACTTCTCCGGACGCGTGATGAGTCTGTGCGACAACAGCGGGAGCGCGCAGGGCACGGCGACGTCCAGTATGGGTCAGATCCAGGTGAGCACCATCGCCAACCTGAGCGCAGTCCTGACTGCCCGCCGGGCCGACGAAGGGCATGTCGGTGTGTTCGGCGACCGCCTGGAGACCTTCCGCGTGGAGGGCCGGGTCATGCCGAACCTGGAGCGGGCCGAGCGCCTGGCGAAGAACATCGGCATGGGCACGAAAACGGCATCTGGCTGTTCTGGGACCGAGCGATCCGGGAGCGGCAGCATTGGGACCACGTGTTCGTGTACAGCGACATGCAGGCGGGGCACGGCGGGCTGTACGGCACCGACCCCGGCGCCTACCGGGATTACCTGTGGCCGAGTGGTGGACGGTACATCGACGTGCCGAAGCTCATCCAGACCTACCGCCAGCAGGTGA